From a single Chitinophaga sp. Cy-1792 genomic region:
- a CDS encoding SusC/RagA family TonB-linked outer membrane protein encodes MYLESTKGRKALWQRALGAALLLCALPSAVVAQTVNLSLKNVPIDKACKEIEKQTGYYFVYPKDINANAYPVNLELKDEDVKSAIGKVFQGTPYGYTVTNKVVSVNTARKIEKATAEKEVVDTIAISGYVRDETGKPLENASVSSSLTKKRALTDANGAYTLKGLRHGEELTVSYIGYQTRKLKMAFANQRFYSFQMELASSELDGVVVKAYGKTSKRLNTGNIVSVSGKEIEDQPLQNPLQALEGKVPGLVVTTNYANPAATVRMEIRGRSTISNSMSTQPLIIIDGIPMVMADYTKEALTGTPLSLGIDQSGIGPSVSLFYGINPRDIASIEVLKDAGSTAIYGSRGANGVILITTKKGKPGQNKFDISLSEGITTAAGFNDFLNTTDYMQVRREALAAHNLTPSAVTSNSGFAPDIMQWDTTKSTDWSRYFFNGTGKKTTANVSLSGASANLNYRLSANYNRSKSINSLYGGLESGGVNFALGTGSKNNKLHVDFTGSMTVSKNDQITMGAILTSAPDQPLPTTATGALNIDAFKTVIYPYGVLLRKAITKGNNILGGINLSYTIIDGLQFTMNTGYNMSVGKSSLITQPYVSYQDGALRTTTGSSSWGFTNNATVNLDPRLSYTRSIGDGSLTVAVGATYQATQTSFTNLMGGGYTDKDLQNSITNAKSVTSTDYAAQYKYAGAYATLGYNYGNKYLVDVAARRDGSSRFGSGHQFGNFGSVAAAWIVSEEPWARNVLPEQVSSLKFRSSYGVTGSDMVGDYKFMTQWSGLAPGSTNIAMTPYEGISAMLPQIQANKDFHWPSTYQFEGAMEATFLKERLSLDVAWYNKRSVDQLLDYSTSATTGFSTVLANMPAVVVNSGWEFRLGGQIIKKKDINWSLYYNTSFVNNVLKRYDGIENSNYVYRYKVGGSLDDIYLYHFLGIDPQTGLAKVEDYDKDGKIQVFDNVPLGTGDKRIVHTTKPTFYGGISTMLQIKSFSLSANIDIRRYYAQLLYNGSMGLLNQNVTYDQFNGRWKGPGDTNARYPRAIMDSEVNTNFFGGSDASYKMLTLFRLQSVVLSYGLPSSILNTVRMRSASISLAVNNALLLSNYNGVDPSTSLSTVPQRVVNIGINCTL; translated from the coding sequence ATGTATCTTGAATCAACCAAAGGAAGGAAAGCGCTGTGGCAGCGGGCTTTAGGAGCCGCGCTGCTTTTATGTGCGCTCCCTTCGGCAGTAGTTGCACAAACAGTCAATCTTAGTTTGAAAAATGTGCCTATAGATAAGGCCTGTAAAGAGATAGAAAAACAGACCGGGTATTATTTTGTATATCCGAAAGATATTAACGCGAACGCATATCCGGTAAACCTGGAATTAAAGGATGAAGATGTAAAATCAGCGATTGGTAAAGTATTCCAGGGAACACCTTATGGATATACCGTTACCAATAAAGTAGTGTCTGTAAATACAGCACGTAAGATAGAGAAAGCAACTGCGGAAAAGGAAGTGGTAGATACCATAGCCATCAGTGGTTATGTTAGAGATGAAACGGGAAAGCCACTGGAGAATGCATCTGTGAGTTCTTCTCTTACAAAAAAGAGGGCACTCACGGACGCTAACGGTGCATATACACTCAAAGGTTTAAGACATGGAGAGGAACTGACTGTTTCTTATATAGGCTACCAGACGAGGAAGCTGAAAATGGCATTTGCCAATCAGCGTTTTTATTCATTTCAGATGGAGCTGGCCAGTAGTGAGCTGGATGGAGTAGTGGTAAAAGCATATGGTAAAACCAGTAAACGTTTGAATACTGGTAACATCGTATCTGTTTCTGGTAAGGAAATAGAAGATCAGCCACTACAGAATCCATTGCAGGCTTTAGAAGGGAAAGTGCCGGGATTGGTGGTCACCACCAATTATGCGAATCCTGCTGCAACCGTTCGTATGGAAATCAGAGGACGATCTACCATTAGTAATTCAATGTCTACTCAACCACTGATCATTATTGATGGTATACCGATGGTGATGGCAGATTATACGAAAGAGGCCCTAACGGGAACACCGCTTTCTTTAGGAATAGACCAATCAGGCATTGGGCCATCAGTAAGCTTGTTTTATGGGATCAATCCACGTGATATAGCCTCCATAGAAGTACTGAAAGATGCTGGTAGTACCGCTATCTATGGCAGCAGGGGGGCTAATGGTGTTATACTCATTACAACAAAAAAAGGAAAACCAGGACAGAATAAGTTTGATATTAGCTTAAGTGAAGGTATCACCACCGCCGCCGGGTTTAACGACTTTCTGAATACCACCGACTACATGCAGGTAAGGAGAGAGGCGCTGGCTGCCCATAACCTTACGCCAAGTGCTGTTACAAGTAACAGCGGTTTTGCCCCTGATATTATGCAATGGGATACCACAAAAAGTACTGACTGGAGTAGGTATTTCTTTAATGGTACCGGCAAAAAAACAACAGCAAATGTCTCATTAAGCGGTGCTTCTGCCAATCTTAACTATCGCCTTAGTGCCAACTATAACAGATCTAAAAGCATTAACAGTTTGTATGGCGGACTTGAATCTGGTGGTGTAAACTTTGCATTGGGAACTGGTAGTAAAAATAATAAACTCCATGTGGATTTTACGGGTTCAATGACTGTTTCGAAAAACGATCAGATAACAATGGGGGCAATACTTACAAGTGCACCTGATCAACCATTGCCAACAACTGCGACTGGTGCATTAAATATAGACGCCTTTAAAACTGTAATATATCCGTATGGTGTTTTGTTAAGAAAGGCCATCACAAAAGGGAACAATATTTTAGGTGGCATTAACCTTTCCTACACTATTATTGATGGTTTACAATTCACCATGAATACCGGGTATAATATGTCTGTCGGAAAATCATCATTGATTACCCAGCCATATGTAAGCTACCAGGATGGTGCATTGAGAACGACAACAGGATCTTCGTCCTGGGGTTTTACCAATAATGCGACGGTTAACCTTGATCCACGGCTCAGCTACACAAGGTCTATAGGTGACGGATCACTGACGGTAGCTGTAGGGGCCACTTATCAGGCAACACAAACCAGCTTTACCAATTTAATGGGAGGCGGTTATACGGACAAAGATCTCCAGAATTCCATCACTAATGCGAAATCAGTGACAAGTACTGACTATGCAGCACAATACAAATATGCCGGTGCTTATGCCACATTAGGCTATAACTATGGTAATAAATACCTGGTGGATGTTGCGGCCAGAAGAGACGGAAGCAGTCGGTTTGGATCAGGACACCAGTTTGGAAACTTTGGTTCTGTTGCCGCTGCCTGGATAGTATCTGAAGAACCCTGGGCCAGAAATGTATTACCTGAACAGGTAAGCAGTCTCAAGTTCAGAAGTAGTTACGGTGTTACTGGCTCAGATATGGTGGGAGATTATAAATTTATGACACAGTGGAGTGGACTTGCTCCAGGTTCTACCAATATAGCTATGACTCCCTATGAAGGTATTTCAGCAATGTTGCCACAAATTCAGGCAAATAAAGATTTTCACTGGCCATCAACTTATCAGTTCGAAGGTGCTATGGAAGCAACATTTTTAAAGGAACGCCTGTCATTAGATGTTGCCTGGTACAATAAAAGAAGTGTTGATCAATTATTGGATTACAGTACTTCTGCTACTACCGGATTTTCTACAGTACTCGCCAATATGCCGGCAGTAGTGGTGAACAGTGGTTGGGAATTCAGATTGGGCGGACAAATTATTAAGAAAAAAGATATTAACTGGTCGCTGTATTACAACACCAGCTTTGTCAATAACGTATTGAAACGATACGATGGTATTGAGAATTCGAATTATGTTTACAGGTATAAAGTTGGTGGCTCACTCGATGATATATATCTATATCACTTTCTCGGTATTGACCCTCAAACGGGGTTGGCAAAAGTAGAAGACTATGATAAAGATGGTAAGATTCAGGTATTTGATAATGTACCTTTAGGAACAGGAGATAAACGAATTGTACATACTACAAAGCCAACCTTTTATGGTGGTATCTCCACCATGCTTCAGATAAAATCATTCTCTTTGAGTGCCAATATAGATATCCGGAGATATTATGCCCAATTGCTTTATAACGGCAGCATGGGACTTCTTAATCAGAATGTTACCTACGATCAGTTCAATGGCCGTTGGAAAGGACCTGGAGATACTAACGCCAGGTATCCGAGAGCAATTATGGATTCGGAGGTCAACACTAACTTTTTTGGTGGATCTGATGCCAGCTACAAAATGCTTACCTTATTCAGATTGCAATCTGTTGTCTTGAGCTATGGCTTGCCATCATCCATTCTAAATACAGTGAGGATGAGGTCGGCCAGTATTTCACTGGCTGTTAACAATGCACTGTTGTTATCTAACTATAATGGAGTAGATCCTTCCACTTCACTTAGTACAGTACCCCAACGCGTGGTAAATATTGGTATTAACTGTACACTCTAA
- a CDS encoding RagB/SusD family nutrient uptake outer membrane protein gives MMIRKKIIRSIYITGTAGLMLMTSSCKKLIEIDRPIGNISTEAVFETDDKAATAMAGVYSYMIDYPESPSFYNSSFDVYGLLIGDDGYLHVKAEVNPLLPFYNNQFQPTDVLSSSLWSSAYKVIYGANAVLEGIQASTSMKLTEAARRRLSGQALFCRAYSYFYLVNTFGGVPLVTTTDVTQNITKGKSPAADVYKQIVEDLKNAWELMPAEPAAAKTHPDKYAAAALLARTYVYQKDWANAAAMADSVINSGEFTLQPLDKVFRGGSKEAIWTLRQETTRKDYLETEIDFIPFMNIMNADMAAALTDPATFAIIDQMGYAYPAVGLSKSLSDAFEAKDQRKKVWMSYVPVPDVAPYDGVPIYFSIKVMALDAAGKALDRDVMMLRLAETYLNRAEANAHNNKLAEAIADVNIIRSRAGLPALAAESQEQVLAAAAQERRVELFAEGGLRWFEMKRTGKAVDIYGSLADKQPWSEHQLILPIPETELVNNPAIKQNEGY, from the coding sequence ATGATGATCAGAAAAAAAATTATCAGATCAATATATATTACAGGAACAGCGGGACTGATGTTAATGACGAGCTCCTGTAAAAAATTAATCGAAATAGACCGTCCCATCGGAAATATAAGTACAGAAGCAGTTTTTGAAACAGACGATAAAGCTGCTACTGCCATGGCTGGGGTATATTCCTATATGATTGACTATCCGGAGTCGCCTTCATTTTATAACAGCTCATTTGATGTATATGGACTGTTAATAGGTGATGATGGATACCTGCATGTTAAAGCAGAGGTAAACCCGCTGCTTCCTTTTTATAACAATCAGTTTCAGCCGACCGATGTATTATCATCTAGTTTATGGTCCAGCGCCTATAAGGTAATTTATGGCGCAAATGCTGTGCTGGAAGGTATCCAGGCTTCTACTTCCATGAAGTTAACGGAGGCTGCCCGTCGCCGGCTGAGCGGCCAGGCGCTGTTCTGCAGAGCTTATTCCTATTTCTATCTGGTGAATACTTTCGGAGGTGTACCCCTGGTAACCACTACAGATGTCACCCAGAATATCACTAAAGGTAAGTCACCTGCGGCAGATGTTTATAAGCAGATCGTTGAAGACCTGAAAAATGCCTGGGAGTTAATGCCCGCAGAGCCAGCCGCCGCTAAAACTCATCCGGATAAATATGCTGCCGCAGCGTTGCTGGCACGTACCTATGTTTATCAGAAAGATTGGGCTAATGCTGCTGCAATGGCTGATTCTGTAATTAATTCCGGAGAATTCACATTGCAGCCACTGGATAAGGTATTCAGAGGTGGCAGTAAAGAAGCTATCTGGACGCTACGCCAGGAAACCACAAGGAAAGACTACCTGGAAACAGAAATTGACTTTATACCATTCATGAATATCATGAATGCTGATATGGCAGCAGCATTGACAGATCCCGCTACGTTTGCGATAATAGACCAGATGGGATATGCATATCCGGCAGTTGGATTATCAAAATCCCTGTCGGATGCTTTTGAGGCGAAGGATCAGCGGAAAAAGGTCTGGATGTCTTATGTGCCTGTTCCGGATGTTGCTCCTTACGATGGTGTTCCTATTTATTTCTCTATAAAGGTAATGGCACTCGATGCGGCAGGAAAAGCACTGGATAGAGACGTAATGATGCTGCGTCTGGCAGAAACCTACCTGAATCGTGCAGAGGCAAATGCACACAATAATAAGCTGGCCGAAGCCATTGCAGATGTGAATATCATCCGCAGCAGAGCAGGTCTCCCTGCACTGGCAGCTGAATCACAGGAGCAGGTACTGGCAGCAGCTGCACAGGAACGTCGTGTGGAGCTCTTTGCTGAAGGCGGCCTCCGTTGGTTCGAAATGAAACGTACGGGTAAAGCAGTTGATATCTATGGCAGCCTGGCGGATAAACAACCCTGGTCGGAACATCAGCTGATATTGCCAATACCGGAAACAGAATTAGTAAATAATCCTGCTATTAAGCAAAACGAAGGCTATTAA
- a CDS encoding sterol desaturase family protein: METFFRYVAAETAFNLLRYFVIAGIMFYLFYKVFAGRFTKNKIQPKRFADKKDFLREIVHSSMSSVILALVAIFAFTPWIKPHTFIYMDLNDYPIWWIPLSVGLALVVHDTYFYWMHRTLHHPKLFNITHLLHHKSTNPSPWTAYSFHVLEAFAEGGVVLVLVFIMPMHPLSLALFTIVALMINVYGHLGYEIMPKGFRKSFLFEILNSSTYHNLHHAKFKGNYSLYFRVWDRVMGTEHPDYVKHYDIIQERRFGKE; the protein is encoded by the coding sequence ATGGAAACATTTTTCAGATACGTCGCCGCAGAAACAGCGTTTAACCTTTTACGTTACTTTGTAATTGCAGGTATTATGTTTTACCTGTTCTATAAAGTTTTTGCAGGAAGATTTACAAAGAATAAAATCCAGCCTAAAAGATTTGCTGATAAAAAAGATTTTTTAAGAGAGATAGTACATTCTTCCATGTCCAGCGTCATCCTGGCACTGGTAGCAATTTTCGCGTTTACACCATGGATCAAGCCACATACTTTTATCTACATGGACCTCAACGATTATCCGATCTGGTGGATACCGCTGAGCGTAGGCCTTGCCCTGGTAGTACATGATACCTACTTCTACTGGATGCATCGCACGCTGCATCATCCTAAATTATTTAACATCACCCATTTATTACATCACAAATCTACCAATCCCAGCCCATGGACGGCTTATTCTTTCCATGTGCTGGAAGCCTTTGCTGAAGGTGGGGTAGTACTGGTGCTGGTATTTATTATGCCGATGCATCCCTTATCCCTGGCACTGTTTACCATCGTGGCGCTGATGATTAACGTATACGGACACCTGGGATATGAGATCATGCCTAAAGGTTTCAGGAAGTCATTTCTCTTTGAAATCCTGAATTCCTCTACCTACCATAACCTCCATCATGCAAAGTTTAAGGGTAATTACAGCCTTTATTTTCGTGTATGGGACCGCGTGATGGGAACGGAGCACCCCGACTATGTAAAGCATTACGATATTATCCAGGAGCGACGATTCGGTAAAGAGTAG
- a CDS encoding homoserine dehydrogenase translates to MENKIINLGIFGFGCVGQGLYEVLNRTKGINARIKKICIKDPNKSRPIDSSYFTTDKNEILEDPTIDVVVELINDTEAAFEIVSTALRNGKAVVSASKRMIAENLASLYQLQAENKVPFLYEASSCASIPIIRNLEEYYDNDLLNAVEGICNGSTNYILTKIFEENLSFETALQQAQDLGFAETDPTLDIEGYDPKFKIVILLLHAFGTFVKPEEVFNFGIHHLNDFDIQFARQRNSTIKLIGHCRRNNGNVFAFVLPHLVKEHNLLYDVYNEYNGILLESAFTDKQFFVGKGAGGTATGSAVLSDISALLYNYRYEYKKIKQNNQPAFTNDVKLKIYLRYKTPDQVDLHEFFSIEEKYESAEYRYVVGTINLQKLKDAQWLKNKDVNLLVLE, encoded by the coding sequence ATGGAAAATAAGATCATCAATTTAGGAATCTTCGGATTCGGTTGTGTAGGACAAGGCCTGTACGAAGTATTGAACAGAACAAAAGGTATTAATGCAAGAATCAAAAAAATCTGTATTAAAGACCCTAACAAATCAAGACCAATCGACAGCAGTTATTTCACTACTGATAAAAATGAAATTCTGGAAGATCCTACCATTGACGTAGTGGTAGAACTTATCAATGATACTGAAGCAGCATTTGAAATCGTAAGCACCGCCCTGCGTAACGGTAAAGCTGTAGTAAGCGCCAGCAAAAGAATGATTGCTGAAAACCTCGCTTCTCTTTACCAGTTACAGGCAGAAAATAAAGTTCCATTCCTGTACGAAGCCTCCAGCTGTGCAAGTATTCCTATCATCCGTAACCTGGAAGAATACTACGACAACGATCTGCTCAATGCAGTAGAAGGTATCTGTAACGGATCTACGAACTATATCCTTACCAAAATATTCGAAGAAAACCTGAGCTTCGAAACCGCCCTGCAACAAGCGCAGGACCTGGGCTTCGCAGAAACAGATCCAACCCTCGACATCGAAGGCTACGATCCTAAATTCAAAATTGTCATCCTGTTATTACACGCGTTCGGTACTTTCGTTAAACCGGAAGAAGTATTCAACTTCGGTATACACCACCTGAACGATTTCGATATCCAGTTCGCCAGACAACGTAATTCTACGATCAAACTCATTGGCCATTGCCGCCGGAACAACGGTAATGTCTTTGCCTTCGTGCTGCCACACCTCGTGAAAGAGCACAACCTGTTATACGATGTATACAACGAATACAATGGTATCTTACTGGAATCTGCATTTACCGATAAACAGTTCTTTGTAGGTAAAGGCGCCGGTGGTACCGCTACCGGTAGCGCTGTACTGTCAGACATTTCCGCGCTGCTGTACAACTATCGCTACGAATACAAAAAAATCAAACAAAACAATCAGCCGGCATTTACCAACGATGTTAAACTGAAAATCTATCTGCGTTATAAAACACCTGACCAGGTAGATCTCCACGAATTCTTCAGCATTGAAGAAAAGTATGAGTCAGCAGAATATCGTTATGTGGTGGGTACTATCAACCTGCAGAAACTGAAAGATGCACAGTGGCTTAAAAATAAAGACGTGAACCTGCTGGTTCTCGAATAG
- a CDS encoding PLP-dependent aspartate aminotransferase family protein gives MKTATQLIHSIPVDELTGAISVPIYQTSTFVQESPGINKGFEFSRANNPTRKVLEDLICNLEEGYAGFAFASGMSAIDAVLKLLKTGDEIMAVEDTYGGIFQIFNHMFERFGIKVNFVDTSNTDKVLAAITPKTRVIWLESPTNPTLRITDIKSVSKIAKQHDILLVVDNTLSTPLLQQPITLGADIVIHSASKYLAGHCDVIAGLVVVNSKALADQLRYNQNISGSILSPFEAWLTIRGIETLWLRLEKQCANATAVANWLSTHPAIDKVYYPGLATHKNHHIARKQQKNYGGLVSFSLKADNIKNAIRIVNATKLFKLAESFGGVKSMLAHPATMTHRNIPEDFRKKTGLQDSCIRLSVGIEDAEDLINDLKQALDRLNSPAGKQITVLQ, from the coding sequence ATGAAAACAGCAACACAACTGATTCACAGCATTCCGGTAGATGAATTGACAGGTGCCATTTCAGTACCTATCTATCAGACATCGACGTTTGTGCAGGAATCGCCGGGCATCAACAAGGGATTCGAATTTTCCAGGGCCAACAACCCTACCAGGAAAGTATTGGAAGACCTGATCTGTAACCTCGAAGAAGGCTATGCCGGATTCGCGTTTGCCAGTGGCATGTCGGCTATTGATGCTGTTCTCAAACTCCTGAAAACCGGCGATGAAATCATGGCGGTAGAAGATACCTATGGAGGCATCTTCCAGATCTTCAACCACATGTTCGAAAGATTCGGTATTAAGGTAAACTTTGTTGATACCAGCAATACGGATAAAGTACTCGCTGCGATCACACCAAAAACACGTGTTATCTGGCTGGAATCTCCCACCAATCCTACACTGCGCATCACTGACATTAAATCTGTCAGCAAGATCGCCAAACAACATGATATTCTCCTTGTGGTAGATAATACCCTCAGCACACCGTTGCTGCAGCAGCCTATCACCCTCGGCGCCGATATCGTGATTCACAGCGCCTCCAAATACCTGGCAGGACATTGTGATGTAATTGCAGGACTGGTAGTGGTAAATTCCAAAGCACTGGCAGATCAGCTGAGGTACAACCAGAATATTTCCGGCAGTATCCTCAGCCCATTCGAAGCATGGCTCACTATCCGCGGAATAGAAACGCTGTGGCTGCGACTGGAAAAACAATGTGCCAATGCCACTGCCGTAGCCAACTGGCTGAGCACACATCCGGCAATTGATAAGGTGTACTATCCAGGGCTCGCCACCCATAAAAACCACCATATTGCCAGGAAACAACAAAAAAATTATGGCGGACTCGTTAGCTTCTCACTAAAGGCTGATAACATCAAAAATGCGATCCGTATCGTCAACGCAACAAAACTGTTTAAACTCGCAGAAAGCTTTGGCGGCGTGAAAAGTATGCTGGCACACCCTGCCACCATGACGCATCGCAACATACCGGAAGATTTCCGGAAAAAAACAGGTCTGCAGGACTCCTGTATCCGACTGTCTGTAGGCATCGAAGACGCAGAAGACCTGATCAACGATCTGAAACAGGCACTGGACAGACTCAACTCTCCTGCCGGCAAACAAATAACTGTTTTACAATAA
- a CDS encoding DUF2851 family protein has translation MSVNPLLSEELFQFIWQHRLYNHQALKTTDGEAITVLHPGIPNHQDGPDFTAATISVGATRWSGNVELHLCSSDWYRHAHHHDPRYANIILHVVFCHDKPGLLFPAPCLELQQHIPKLLLQRYAALKLSAGFVPCHSQVARVSPLHWLSWQERLLAERWEHRMRRWTTLLQKNCNDWEELCYHLLAEGFGQPHNSGPMLDVVKHLPLTLLLRYRHHPAMVEALLFGQAGLLQATFSDDWPNALQRDYQWLKHKHNLIPVPAHSWKWLRIRPSAFPTVRLATFAALWIQRPRLFAALTEAGSLEEIKQLLFVQPSPYWKTHYRFGLEVDNAHGMGTQALNSIIINVVLPLRYFYGKMKASVYLQQQSLEWLGAMPAEENRVLARWKEAGVVANNAVASQGLLHLKKYYCDELRCLHCMVGVKLLGR, from the coding sequence ATGTCTGTTAACCCGTTGCTCTCCGAAGAGCTGTTCCAGTTTATCTGGCAGCATCGCCTGTACAATCATCAGGCGCTTAAAACAACTGATGGCGAAGCCATTACCGTACTACATCCGGGGATTCCCAACCATCAGGACGGCCCCGATTTTACCGCAGCTACTATTAGCGTGGGCGCTACCCGCTGGAGCGGAAATGTAGAATTACATCTCTGTAGCTCCGACTGGTACCGCCATGCGCATCACCACGACCCGCGGTATGCGAACATTATTCTGCATGTGGTCTTTTGCCACGATAAGCCCGGACTGCTGTTTCCTGCGCCCTGCCTGGAATTGCAACAGCATATCCCCAAACTGCTGTTGCAAAGGTATGCTGCACTCAAGCTCAGTGCCGGTTTTGTGCCCTGTCACAGCCAGGTGGCCCGGGTATCTCCGCTGCACTGGCTCTCCTGGCAGGAAAGGCTGCTGGCAGAGCGCTGGGAGCACAGGATGCGCCGTTGGACAACACTGCTTCAGAAGAATTGCAACGACTGGGAGGAACTTTGTTATCACTTGCTGGCAGAGGGTTTCGGACAGCCGCATAACAGTGGCCCCATGCTGGATGTGGTAAAGCACCTGCCACTAACACTGCTCCTGCGTTACCGCCATCATCCGGCCATGGTGGAAGCATTGCTGTTCGGGCAGGCGGGGCTGCTCCAGGCAACCTTTTCAGATGACTGGCCCAATGCCCTGCAGCGCGATTACCAATGGCTGAAACATAAGCATAACCTTATTCCTGTGCCGGCGCATAGTTGGAAATGGCTACGGATAAGGCCTTCGGCTTTTCCTACTGTCAGGCTGGCCACCTTTGCAGCCTTGTGGATACAGCGGCCCCGGCTGTTTGCAGCCCTGACAGAAGCCGGTAGCCTGGAGGAAATTAAGCAGCTGCTTTTCGTACAACCGTCGCCGTATTGGAAAACGCATTACCGCTTCGGACTGGAAGTAGATAACGCACATGGAATGGGGACACAGGCGCTGAATAGTATCATCATCAATGTGGTGCTGCCGCTGCGTTACTTCTATGGTAAAATGAAAGCTTCCGTTTACCTGCAGCAACAGTCGCTGGAATGGCTGGGAGCTATGCCCGCAGAGGAAAACAGGGTACTTGCAAGGTGGAAAGAAGCAGGAGTGGTCGCTAACAACGCAGTGGCTTCACAGGGTTTGTTACATTTGAAAAAATATTATTGTGATGAGTTGAGATGCCTGCATTGTATGGTAGGCGTGAAGTTGTTGGGAAGATGA
- a CDS encoding OsmC family protein produces MKTSEIVYTGSLRTTATHLQSGTVIETDAPVDNNGLGERFSPTDLVATALGSCMLTIMGIKARDAQWNIEGTKVSIQKIMGTDPRRITGIDVTFDFPAGHGLDEKARTILERAAHTCPVAYSIHPDIKQNIVFNW; encoded by the coding sequence ATGAAAACATCAGAAATCGTATATACAGGATCGTTACGCACTACTGCAACTCATCTGCAGTCTGGCACCGTAATCGAAACAGATGCCCCAGTAGATAACAACGGCCTCGGCGAAAGGTTCTCTCCTACCGATTTAGTTGCCACCGCGCTGGGAAGCTGCATGCTCACCATCATGGGTATCAAGGCCCGCGATGCTCAGTGGAATATCGAAGGCACTAAAGTAAGCATCCAGAAAATCATGGGCACCGATCCACGCCGCATCACAGGCATCGATGTTACCTTTGATTTCCCTGCCGGCCACGGACTGGACGAAAAAGCCAGAACCATCCTGGAAAGAGCCGCGCATACCTGCCCGGTTGCCTACAGCATCCATCCGGATATCAAACAAAATATTGTGTTTAACTGGTAA
- the lipA gene encoding lipoyl synthase — MQELPVIAAEPATARVKKPDWLRVKLPIGESYKQVRNLVDTHKLHTICESGNCPNMGECWGAGTATFMILGNICTRSCGFCAVATGRPDPVDHDEPQRVAEAIYLMKVKHAVITSVDRDELKDGGSIVWANTIKAVRALNPDTTMETLIPDFRGQWENLQRIIDVAPEIVSHNLETVERLTKQVRIQAKYHRSLEVIRRLKEGGMRTKSGIMLGLGETKEEVVQAMQDLYDNGCDVVTLGQYLQPTPKHLPVVRFVHPDEFAELREIGYNIGLDYVEAGPLVRSSYHAEKHINSGRNKG; from the coding sequence ATGCAAGAATTACCCGTAATAGCCGCCGAGCCAGCCACTGCCAGAGTGAAAAAGCCTGACTGGCTGCGTGTTAAATTGCCGATAGGAGAAAGCTACAAGCAGGTTAGAAACCTGGTAGATACCCATAAATTACATACCATCTGTGAAAGTGGCAACTGCCCTAATATGGGCGAATGCTGGGGAGCCGGAACGGCAACCTTCATGATCCTGGGCAATATATGCACCCGTAGCTGTGGCTTCTGCGCCGTAGCCACTGGTCGCCCTGACCCTGTAGATCATGATGAACCTCAACGTGTTGCAGAAGCGATCTACCTGATGAAGGTGAAACATGCCGTTATCACCTCTGTAGACCGCGACGAACTGAAAGATGGTGGCTCCATCGTTTGGGCAAACACCATCAAGGCAGTACGTGCCCTCAACCCGGATACCACCATGGAAACCCTGATCCCTGATTTTCGCGGTCAGTGGGAAAACCTTCAGCGTATCATTGATGTAGCACCTGAAATCGTATCCCATAACCTGGAAACCGTAGAACGCCTTACCAAGCAGGTACGTATCCAGGCTAAATATCACCGCAGCCTCGAAGTAATCCGCAGGCTCAAAGAAGGTGGCATGCGCACAAAAAGCGGTATCATGCTCGGCCTCGGTGAAACCAAGGAAGAAGTAGTACAAGCCATGCAGGACCTGTATGATAACGGCTGTGATGTAGTTACATTAGGCCAGTATCTTCAGCCAACTCCTAAGCACCTGCCGGTTGTTCGCTTCGTTCACCCGGATGAATTTGCAGAATTACGCGAGATAGGATATAACATCGGTTTAGACTACGTAGAGGCCGGACCGTTAGTTCGATCTTCTTATCATGCGGAAAAACATATTAACAGCGGTCGAAATAAAGGATGA